Part of the Bacillus cereus group sp. RP43 genome is shown below.
TGAAAAATAATTATCAGAAAATTTATAATTTAAATGAATTATACCGAATTTTTCTATTTATAAAACTTGAGAAACATTTTTCAGAAAACTTTATAGCCCAAATAAAAAAGCAAGTAGTTCTAGCGATTCACTAGAACTACTTGCTCTCCTACTTATTATCTCTACTTTTACTCTTTAATAAATTCCTTCGTACTTCTCACTGTATCAATTGGACGAACTAATTTTTCGATTTCTTCACGTTTTGGCTCTAGGAACGGAGGTAACGATAATTTTTCTCCAAGTGTTTCGTATGGCTCATCTCCCATAAATCCTGGGCCATCTGTTGCAAATTCAAATAAAATTTGCGGTGCAACTCTTGCGTATAATGACTCGAAGAAGTGACGATTTACATATCCAGATGACGGAAGGCCAACGCTACCGATTCTCTCAATCCACTCTTCTAATACAGCGCGATCTTCTACGCGGAATGCAGCATGGTGCACTGTACCAAATCCTTGTTGTGCTTCTGGAAGAACCGTATTATGTTCTACAATGACAGAAGCACCGTTTCCACCTTCGTTTACTTCAAATAAATAGAATTCTCCTTCTTGCGCAATCTCTTTAAATAATAGAACTTTTTCTAACACTTCTTTAAAGAAACTAAAGTTTGCAATACGGATAAATACAGGTCCTAAGCCAGTAATTGCGTACTCTAATGGAACTGGACCGTTTTGCCACGGTGTACCTGATTCTATCCCTTTATCTAATTCATCAGATATTAATTGATAGTGTTGATCATCAAAAT
Proteins encoded:
- a CDS encoding VOC family protein, producing the protein MNQLKGIHHVTAITSSAEKNYEFFTHVLGMRLVKKTVNQDDIQTYHLFFADDKGSAGTDMTFFDFPGVPKGVHGTNEISKTSFRVPTDAALAYWVKRFDRLEVEHTGIKEQFGKKTLSFVDFDDQHYQLISDELDKGIESGTPWQNGPVPLEYAITGLGPVFIRIANFSFFKEVLEKVLLFKEIAQEGEFYLFEVNEGGNGASVIVEHNTVLPEAQQGFGTVHHAAFRVEDRAVLEEWIERIGSVGLPSSGYVNRHFFESLYARVAPQILFEFATDGPGFMGDEPYETLGEKLSLPPFLEPKREEIEKLVRPIDTVRSTKEFIKE